One stretch of Nicotiana tabacum cultivar K326 chromosome 18, ASM71507v2, whole genome shotgun sequence DNA includes these proteins:
- the LOC107788039 gene encoding uncharacterized protein LOC107788039 isoform X6: MDTYLIQFQNAQMKAILRPSSRVPFETFISDHMSSSDKINSEAESIFNMMKQKDPESLALKLVDYLSHPSHNLDTRQECAKLLHKLITDDDDLCTWHNLSVSAQSTIKSMILDCMKVEDSNYIIKKLRKTVSKLAASFLPDNTWPELLPSLYQWVIGSGSNCVSVFLIFAKLADDKTIVPCIKQLLSLFLSTLSDTTLDLDMKMAAVRGVFRIIRTLTEKEQFQDQLPGIMRMLTEALTIHIEAAKHALECAELLLIDDEYLENRSSQLLVEFFTQFQKERTIGEILGPDLEPFQTFIFNYMSVKDPETQSMFYMMKQMHPDSLVIKLASYLGRPCHRLRTRHVCALLLKKLLTDKDDFCTWQKLSVSTRSTIKCMILARIEQEESNFIIHKLIDTVSLLLDNTWPEILPCLYQHVINSSSSNHLRAEAFLIFGELAEHIGETTVPCIKDLHRLFLNTLNDDTLCLDVRISATRAVITFIQCVSSSNGKERFQDLLPGVMRILTDTLSNSKDQEDAADYMLDLFIKLAQNEPKFFRRQLVIVAGSMMEIAEDEKLKEGTRQRAVEFLITLVEERERTPGMMRKLPSFISRCFTMLLNLLLDIEDDPAWHSAETGSDNTGATSNFKVGAECLGRFSVALGGKSIAHTAKEQLSAYLVAPEWEKRHAALVTLAHIAKGCSKLVMFKNLEQPVNMALICLQDPHPRVRLAACRAIHHLSTVYCPDYQKQYHNQVVPALAATLDDLHPRVQESASEALWTFFACYKEETLIPYLDGLVNKLLVLVQSGKLMVQKTALMALSRLSLSVKGHFRTYYDTVMPHLKAILRNTDLKSNHRLHGIALQCISFVGSAGGKDKFREDAAQVMEGLISLQGLHSKGDDPISSNLLRTCGNICICLGRDFLPYMNEVMPFFIIRCAQLEPVSTCLIICCYADKLEEDFYPWVPQVVSIVFPLLKFHTHNVRKTAVEAMYNLLYSAKLAVEKGIAQGGIGSYFIKLSDDIILSLLEALHEEPMIEVCPFILDRLNGCLQICGPLVNEGQLHRIVDEVKHVITESSNRKGKLKERAKSEDFDAEEDELLRGEKEQEDNIFVQLRRILKTLIKTFKAAFLPFFDELSSYLIPMWGKENTAQERCTAIDIFARLVRECPEVTLKYCDVFLPLFVDASNDEHPTVRQCALYGLALYAEYGGTVFKPYVTEAISRINVVIMHFRAREPENENVYYSAVYALGTICQFHRESIGSAQEKMRSGELLNVEPLDLEYPQLISRSFHLSNKTENHVAFRVKTMNAKKYCVRPNKGIVLPGSTCDLIVTMQAQKEAPSDMQCKDRFLLQSIVANPGTTPGDFTQEMIVPIWLYCLPIKGDLDEAKYVHDLLCSMVERLDRELIGPYYQGLPKIISVFAEVLCSEKALATEKTAHRMINVLRHLQQALPPAMWESAWSYLLPRQVMELKSILSP, encoded by the exons ATGGATACCTATTTGATTCAGTTCCAAAATGCCCAGATGAAGGCGATTCTGAGGCCTAGTTCTAGGGTTCCGTTTGAAACCTTCATTTCCGATCACATGTCCAGCTCCGATAAAATAAATTCGGAGGCTGAGTCAATTTTCAACATGATGAAGCAAAAGGATCCAGAGTCCCTTGCTCTTAAGCTTGTTGACTATCTTAGCCACCCTTCCCACAACCTTGATACCCGTCAAGAGTGTGCTAAACTCCTTCACAAGTTGATTACTGATGATGATGACTTGTGCACTTGGCACAATCTAAGTGTCTCCGCTCAATCCACAATCAAGTCTATGATCCTTGATTGCATGAAGGTAGAAGATTCAAATTATATCATCAAAAAGCTTCGTAAAACTGTTTCAAAGCTGGCTGCTTCATTTCTCCCTGATAACACCTGGCCTGAATTGTTGCCATCCCTGTACCAATGGGTCATTGGTTCCGGTTCAAATTGCGTGTCAGTTTTCTTAATATTTGCCAAACTCGCTGACGACAAAACAATAGTCCCTTGCATAAAACAATTGTTGTCACTATTCCTTAGTACACTGAGTGACACTACCCTAGATCTCGATATGAAGATGGCAGCCGTGAGAGGAGTGTTCAGGATAATAAGGACGTTGACTGAAAAGGAGCAGTTTCAAGATCAATTGCCAGGTATAATGAGGATGTTGACTGAGGCATTGACCATCCATATTGAGGCAGCAAAGCATGCGTTAGAGTGTGCTGAACTCTTGCTTATTGATGATGAGTATCTGGAAAATAGGTCCAGTCAATTGTTGGTTGAGTTTTTTACTCAGTTCCAAAAGGAACGGACGATTGGGGAAATTCTCGGGCCTGATTTAGAGCCATTTCAAACCTTTATTTTCAATTACATGTCGGTAAAAGATCCAGAAACTCAGTCGATGTTTTACATGATGAAGCAAATGCATCCAGACTCCCTTGTTATTAAGCTTGCTAGCTATCTTGGCCGCCCTTGCCATCGCCTTCGTACTCGTCATGTGTGTGCTCTCCTCCTAAAGAAGTTGCTTACAGATAAGGACGACTTTTGCACTTGGCAAAAACTGAGTGTCTCCACTCGATCCACCATCAAGTGTATGATCCTCGCTCGTATTGAGCAAGAAGAATCAAATTTCATCATCCATAAGCTCATTGACACCGTTTCACTTCTCCTAGATAACACCTGGCCTGAAATATTGCCATGCCTGTACCAACACGTCATTAATTCTAGTTCAAGCAACCACTTGAGAGCGGAAGCTTTCTTAATATTTGGCGAACTAGCTGAGCACATAGGCGAAACAACAGTCCCTTGCATAAAAGATTTGCACCGACTATTCCTTAATACACTGAATGATGATACCCTTTGTCTCGACGTGAGGATCTCCGCCACGAGAGCTGTGATCACCTTCATTCAGTGTGTATCGAGTTCAAATGGAAAGGAGCGATTTCAAGATCTATTGCCAGGTGTTATGAGGATCTTGACTGACACATTGAGCAACAGTAAGGATCAGGAGGATGCAGCAGATTACATGCTGGATCTTTTCATAAAGTTAGCTCAGAATGAGCCTAAATTCTTTAGGCGACAGCTAGTGATTGTTGCGGGTTCAATGATGGAGATAGCAGAGGATGAGAAACTGAAAGAGGGGACAAGGCAACGGGccgttgaatttttgataacttTGGTTGAGGAAAGGGAGAGGACACCTGGGATGATGAGGAAGTTGCCCTCATTTATTAGCAGATGTTTTACAATGTTACTGAATTTATTACTAGATATTGAGGATGACCCCGCTTGGCATAGTGCAGAGACCGGCTCTGATAATACAGGGGCAACAAGTAATTTCAAAGTTGGTGCGGAATGTTTAGGTCGGTTTTCTGTTGCATTAGGAGGTAAGTCTATTGCTCATACTGCTAAAGAGCAGCTGTCTGCTTACTTGGTTGCCCCAGAGTGGGAGAAGCGCCATGCAGCTCTCGTTACACTTGCTCATATTGCTAAAGGTTGCTCAAAGCTG GTGATGTTTAAGAATCTGGAGCAACCAGTGAATATGGCTCTAATTTGTCTCCAAGATCCTCATCCTCGAGTCAGACTGGCTGCTTGCAGGGCAATTCACCACTTGTCGACTGTCTACTGTCCAGATTATCAAAAACAATACCATAACCAAGTGGTTCCTGCATTAGCTGCAACTTTGGATGATCTTCATCCACGAGTGCAG gaATCTGCCTCGGAAGCTCTCTGGACATTCTTTGCGTGCTACAAGGAAGAAACTTTGATACCTTACCTAGATGGATTAGTTAACAAACTGCTTGTACTTGTACAG AGTGGTAAACTAATGGTCCAAAAAACAGCATTGATGGCGTTGTCTCGTCTTTCTCTATCTGTTAAG GGGCACTTCCGGACCTACTATGACACTGTTATGCCACACTTGAAAGCTATCCTGCGAAACACAGATCTTAAGTCTAATCACAGACTTCATGGCATAGCGTTGCAGTGCATAAGCTTTGTTGGGTCTGCTGGTGGCAAGGACAAATTTAGAGAAGACGCAGCGCAG GTTATGGAAGGTCTTATATCATTACAAGGATTACACTCGAAGGGGGATGATCCTATTTCTTCGAACTTGCTAAGG ACATGTGGTAACATTTGCATTTGTCTGGGACGGGATTTTCTTCCTTACATGAATGAAGTGATGCCCTTTTTTATTATTCGATGTGCTCAACTTGAACCTGTTTCAACCTGTTTAATCATCTGCTGCTATGCTGACAAATTAGAGGAAGACTTCTACCCCTGGGTTCCCCAG GTTGTTTCGATCGTTTTTCCACTTCTGAAATTCCATACTCACAATGTCAGGAAAACAGCTGTTGAAG CCATGTATAACCTGTTGTATTCTGCTAAACTGGCTGTTGAGAAAGGGATTGCGCAAGGTGGAATTGGGTCCTATTTCATAAAGTTGTCAGACGATATAATACTGTCTTTGTTAGAAGCTTTGCATGAG GAGCCTATGATAGAAGTATGTCCATTCATATTGGATAGATTGAATGGTTGCCTGCAG ATATGTGGACCACTTGTCAATGAAGGTCAGCTTCACAGAATAGTGGATGAGGTAAAGCATGTCATTACAGAAAGTtcaaacagaaaaggaaaactcAAAGAGAGAGCAAAATCAGAAGACTTTGATGCTGAGGAAGATGAATTGCTGAGGGGGGAAAAAGAGCAAGAAGATAATATTTTTGTCCAG CTCCGTCGAATATTAAAAACATTGATCAAAACCTTCAAGGCAGCATTCTTGCCTTTCTTTGACGAGCTGTCATCATATCTTATTCCTATGTGG GGCAAAGAAAATACAGCTCAAGAGAGATGTACAGCAATTGATATCTTTGCTCGCCTTGTAAGGGAATGCCCTGAAGTGACTCTAAA GTACTGTGATGTATTTCTACCTTTGTTTGTGGATGCAAGCAATGATGAACACCCAACAGTTAGACAG TGTGCTCTTTATGGACTTGCGCTTTATGCGGAATATGGTGGTACCGTTTTCAAACCTTATGTTACAG AGGCTATTTCAAGGATCAATGTAGTGATAATGCATTTTCGAGCTCGTGAGCCTGAGAATGAAAATGTTTATTATTCTGCTGTTTATGCACTTGGTACGATATGTCAGTTTCATCGAGAAAGCATTGGCTCGGCGCAG GAGAAAATGAGAAGTGGAGAGCTTCTGAATGTCGAACCACTTGACCTCGAATATCCTCAACTGATCAGTCGCTCGTTTCATTTGTCAAATAAGACTGAAAACCATGTCGCTTTCAGG GTCAAAACGATGAATGCCAAAAAGTATTGCGTTCGTCCCAACAAAGGGATTGTGTTGCCTGGATCAACTTGTGATCTTATTG TAACAATGCAAGCGCAGAAGGAGGCCCCTTCTGACATGCAATGCAAGGACAGAT
- the LOC107788039 gene encoding uncharacterized protein LOC107788039 isoform X5 encodes MDTYLIQFQNAQMKAILRPSSRVPFETFISDHMSSSDKINSEAESIFNMMKQKDPESLALKLVDYLSHPSHNLDTRQECAKLLHKLITDDDDLCTWHNLSVSAQSTIKSMILDCMKVEDSNYIIKKLRKTVSKLAASFLPDNTWPELLPSLYQWVIGSGSNCVSVFLIFAKLADDKTIVPCIKQLLSLFLSTLSDTTLDLDMKMAAVRGVFRIIRTLTEKEQFQDQLPGIMRMLTEALTIHIEAAKHALECAELLLIDDEYLENRSSQLLVEFFTQFQKERTIGEILGPDLEPFQTFIFNYMSVKDPETQSMFYMMKQMHPDSLVIKLASYLGRPCHRLRTRHVCALLLKKLLTDKDDFCTWQKLSVSTRSTIKCMILARIEQEESNFIIHKLIDTVSLLLDNTWPEILPCLYQHVINSSSSNHLRAEAFLIFGELAEHIGETTVPCIKDLHRLFLNTLNDDTLCLDVRISATRAVITFIQCVSSSNGKERFQDLLPGVMRILTDTLSNSKDQEDAADYMLDLFIKLAQNEPKFFRRQLVIVAGSMMEIAEDEKLKEGTRQRAVEFLITLVEERERTPGMMRKLPSFISRCFTMLLNLLLDIEDDPAWHSAETGSDNTGATSNFKVGAECLGRFSVALGGKSIAHTAKEQLSAYLVAPEWEKRHAALVTLAHIAKGCSKLVMFKNLEQPVNMALICLQDPHPRVRLAACRAIHHLSTVYCPDYQKQYHNQVVPALAATLDDLHPRVQESASEALWTFFACYKEETLIPYLDGLVNKLLVLVQSGKLMVQKTALMALSRLSLSVKGHFRTYYDTVMPHLKAILRNTDLKSNHRLHGIALQCISFVGSAGGKDKFREDAAQVMEGLISLQGLHSKGDDPISSNLLRTCGNICICLGRDFLPYMNEVMPFFIIRCAQLEPVSTCLIICCYADKLEEDFYPWVPQVVSIVFPLLKFHTHNVRKTAVEAMYNLLYSAKLAVEKGIAQGGIGSYFIKLSDDIILSLLEALHEEPMIEVCPFILDRLNGCLQICGPLVNEGQLHRIVDEVKHVITESSNRKGKLKERAKSEDFDAEEDELLRGEKEQEDNIFVQLRRILKTLIKTFKAAFLPFFDELSSYLIPMWGKENTAQERCTAIDIFARLVRECPEVTLKYCDVFLPLFVDASNDEHPTVRQCALYGLALYAEYGGTVFKPYVTEAISRINVVIMHFRAREPENENVYYSAVYALGTICQFHRESIGSAQEKMRSGELLNVEPLDLEYPQLISRSFHLSNKTENHVAFRVKTMNAKKYCVRPNKGIVLPGSTCDLIVTMQAQKEAPSDMQCKDRFLLQSIVANPGTTPGDFTQEMIVPIWLYCLPIKGDLDEAKYVHDLLCSMVERVSSRNYGFRLDRELIGPYYQGLPKIISVFAEVLCSEKALATEKTAHRMINVLRHLQQALPPAMWESAWSYLLPRQVMELKSILSP; translated from the exons ATGGATACCTATTTGATTCAGTTCCAAAATGCCCAGATGAAGGCGATTCTGAGGCCTAGTTCTAGGGTTCCGTTTGAAACCTTCATTTCCGATCACATGTCCAGCTCCGATAAAATAAATTCGGAGGCTGAGTCAATTTTCAACATGATGAAGCAAAAGGATCCAGAGTCCCTTGCTCTTAAGCTTGTTGACTATCTTAGCCACCCTTCCCACAACCTTGATACCCGTCAAGAGTGTGCTAAACTCCTTCACAAGTTGATTACTGATGATGATGACTTGTGCACTTGGCACAATCTAAGTGTCTCCGCTCAATCCACAATCAAGTCTATGATCCTTGATTGCATGAAGGTAGAAGATTCAAATTATATCATCAAAAAGCTTCGTAAAACTGTTTCAAAGCTGGCTGCTTCATTTCTCCCTGATAACACCTGGCCTGAATTGTTGCCATCCCTGTACCAATGGGTCATTGGTTCCGGTTCAAATTGCGTGTCAGTTTTCTTAATATTTGCCAAACTCGCTGACGACAAAACAATAGTCCCTTGCATAAAACAATTGTTGTCACTATTCCTTAGTACACTGAGTGACACTACCCTAGATCTCGATATGAAGATGGCAGCCGTGAGAGGAGTGTTCAGGATAATAAGGACGTTGACTGAAAAGGAGCAGTTTCAAGATCAATTGCCAGGTATAATGAGGATGTTGACTGAGGCATTGACCATCCATATTGAGGCAGCAAAGCATGCGTTAGAGTGTGCTGAACTCTTGCTTATTGATGATGAGTATCTGGAAAATAGGTCCAGTCAATTGTTGGTTGAGTTTTTTACTCAGTTCCAAAAGGAACGGACGATTGGGGAAATTCTCGGGCCTGATTTAGAGCCATTTCAAACCTTTATTTTCAATTACATGTCGGTAAAAGATCCAGAAACTCAGTCGATGTTTTACATGATGAAGCAAATGCATCCAGACTCCCTTGTTATTAAGCTTGCTAGCTATCTTGGCCGCCCTTGCCATCGCCTTCGTACTCGTCATGTGTGTGCTCTCCTCCTAAAGAAGTTGCTTACAGATAAGGACGACTTTTGCACTTGGCAAAAACTGAGTGTCTCCACTCGATCCACCATCAAGTGTATGATCCTCGCTCGTATTGAGCAAGAAGAATCAAATTTCATCATCCATAAGCTCATTGACACCGTTTCACTTCTCCTAGATAACACCTGGCCTGAAATATTGCCATGCCTGTACCAACACGTCATTAATTCTAGTTCAAGCAACCACTTGAGAGCGGAAGCTTTCTTAATATTTGGCGAACTAGCTGAGCACATAGGCGAAACAACAGTCCCTTGCATAAAAGATTTGCACCGACTATTCCTTAATACACTGAATGATGATACCCTTTGTCTCGACGTGAGGATCTCCGCCACGAGAGCTGTGATCACCTTCATTCAGTGTGTATCGAGTTCAAATGGAAAGGAGCGATTTCAAGATCTATTGCCAGGTGTTATGAGGATCTTGACTGACACATTGAGCAACAGTAAGGATCAGGAGGATGCAGCAGATTACATGCTGGATCTTTTCATAAAGTTAGCTCAGAATGAGCCTAAATTCTTTAGGCGACAGCTAGTGATTGTTGCGGGTTCAATGATGGAGATAGCAGAGGATGAGAAACTGAAAGAGGGGACAAGGCAACGGGccgttgaatttttgataacttTGGTTGAGGAAAGGGAGAGGACACCTGGGATGATGAGGAAGTTGCCCTCATTTATTAGCAGATGTTTTACAATGTTACTGAATTTATTACTAGATATTGAGGATGACCCCGCTTGGCATAGTGCAGAGACCGGCTCTGATAATACAGGGGCAACAAGTAATTTCAAAGTTGGTGCGGAATGTTTAGGTCGGTTTTCTGTTGCATTAGGAGGTAAGTCTATTGCTCATACTGCTAAAGAGCAGCTGTCTGCTTACTTGGTTGCCCCAGAGTGGGAGAAGCGCCATGCAGCTCTCGTTACACTTGCTCATATTGCTAAAGGTTGCTCAAAGCTG GTGATGTTTAAGAATCTGGAGCAACCAGTGAATATGGCTCTAATTTGTCTCCAAGATCCTCATCCTCGAGTCAGACTGGCTGCTTGCAGGGCAATTCACCACTTGTCGACTGTCTACTGTCCAGATTATCAAAAACAATACCATAACCAAGTGGTTCCTGCATTAGCTGCAACTTTGGATGATCTTCATCCACGAGTGCAG gaATCTGCCTCGGAAGCTCTCTGGACATTCTTTGCGTGCTACAAGGAAGAAACTTTGATACCTTACCTAGATGGATTAGTTAACAAACTGCTTGTACTTGTACAG AGTGGTAAACTAATGGTCCAAAAAACAGCATTGATGGCGTTGTCTCGTCTTTCTCTATCTGTTAAG GGGCACTTCCGGACCTACTATGACACTGTTATGCCACACTTGAAAGCTATCCTGCGAAACACAGATCTTAAGTCTAATCACAGACTTCATGGCATAGCGTTGCAGTGCATAAGCTTTGTTGGGTCTGCTGGTGGCAAGGACAAATTTAGAGAAGACGCAGCGCAG GTTATGGAAGGTCTTATATCATTACAAGGATTACACTCGAAGGGGGATGATCCTATTTCTTCGAACTTGCTAAGG ACATGTGGTAACATTTGCATTTGTCTGGGACGGGATTTTCTTCCTTACATGAATGAAGTGATGCCCTTTTTTATTATTCGATGTGCTCAACTTGAACCTGTTTCAACCTGTTTAATCATCTGCTGCTATGCTGACAAATTAGAGGAAGACTTCTACCCCTGGGTTCCCCAG GTTGTTTCGATCGTTTTTCCACTTCTGAAATTCCATACTCACAATGTCAGGAAAACAGCTGTTGAAG CCATGTATAACCTGTTGTATTCTGCTAAACTGGCTGTTGAGAAAGGGATTGCGCAAGGTGGAATTGGGTCCTATTTCATAAAGTTGTCAGACGATATAATACTGTCTTTGTTAGAAGCTTTGCATGAG GAGCCTATGATAGAAGTATGTCCATTCATATTGGATAGATTGAATGGTTGCCTGCAG ATATGTGGACCACTTGTCAATGAAGGTCAGCTTCACAGAATAGTGGATGAGGTAAAGCATGTCATTACAGAAAGTtcaaacagaaaaggaaaactcAAAGAGAGAGCAAAATCAGAAGACTTTGATGCTGAGGAAGATGAATTGCTGAGGGGGGAAAAAGAGCAAGAAGATAATATTTTTGTCCAG CTCCGTCGAATATTAAAAACATTGATCAAAACCTTCAAGGCAGCATTCTTGCCTTTCTTTGACGAGCTGTCATCATATCTTATTCCTATGTGG GGCAAAGAAAATACAGCTCAAGAGAGATGTACAGCAATTGATATCTTTGCTCGCCTTGTAAGGGAATGCCCTGAAGTGACTCTAAA GTACTGTGATGTATTTCTACCTTTGTTTGTGGATGCAAGCAATGATGAACACCCAACAGTTAGACAG TGTGCTCTTTATGGACTTGCGCTTTATGCGGAATATGGTGGTACCGTTTTCAAACCTTATGTTACAG AGGCTATTTCAAGGATCAATGTAGTGATAATGCATTTTCGAGCTCGTGAGCCTGAGAATGAAAATGTTTATTATTCTGCTGTTTATGCACTTGGTACGATATGTCAGTTTCATCGAGAAAGCATTGGCTCGGCGCAG GAGAAAATGAGAAGTGGAGAGCTTCTGAATGTCGAACCACTTGACCTCGAATATCCTCAACTGATCAGTCGCTCGTTTCATTTGTCAAATAAGACTGAAAACCATGTCGCTTTCAGG GTCAAAACGATGAATGCCAAAAAGTATTGCGTTCGTCCCAACAAAGGGATTGTGTTGCCTGGATCAACTTGTGATCTTATTG TAACAATGCAAGCGCAGAAGGAGGCCCCTTCTGACATGCAATGCAAGGACAGAT